Part of the Kushneria marisflavi genome, TGAGCCGTCAGGCTCCTGTGGCATCAAAAAAGGCGACCTCCGGGGTCGCCTTTTTAATGATGTAGCGCAGGGCGGCATGTCAGAAACGGAACTGGCGCCGAGTCAACTTCGGCGACGGGCGCGGGCCATGCGCTGTGCCTCGGCATGGACTTCCGACAATACCTCCTGCACATAGTGGATATGACGCTGAGCGACCTCGCGTGCCGCCTCGGGCTGTCGACTTATGACCGCCTCAAACAGCTCAAGATGCTGGCTCGAGAGGATCTCGCGGGTTTCGACACGCTGGGCATACATCCCGCCGATATTGGTCACCACGTTACGCTTGAGCAGATCAAAAAGCCCACGAATCGTATGCAACAGCACGCCGTTATGGCTGGCCTCGGCAATCGCCAGATGAAACCCCGCATCCGCTGCCCCCTCTTCAGCCTGCGTGGTCGGCCCCACGTTCTGATAGCAGTGCTGTAGCCGATCAAAGGCGGCCTGCAGTCGCTCACGATCCGGTTCCGTGGCGCGCTGTGCGGCATAAAACGCACAGGCCCCTTCCAGCGTATGCCGGAACTCAAGGAGATCCCGCTGGGCGTCGGGGCTATTTTCCAGCAACAGCAGCAACGGGTCACCAAAGGTTGCCCCCAGCGAAGGCGTCACGTAAGTGCCACCACCCTGTCGGCTGCTGAGCAGCCCGTTGGCCGTCAGGCGCTGAATGGCCTCACGCAATGAGGGCCTGGAAACGCCGAACTGTTCGGCCAGCGCCCGTTCTGCCGGCAATCGTTCGCCCGGCTTGAGGGTGCCCTCGAGAATCATCGACTGTAGCTGCTCGACAATGCCATCCGCCAGCCTGCGATGGCGAACCTGACCGACTTCCATACCCTTTCTCCAATTGGTATTACCAATTTTATATTAAGCACTATTTCACAATGAAACGACAAGCATCATGAACCAAAGTAGCAACCGGGTTTCATTGACCCTCTAATTGAAAGCCCCTTACTCTCCACTGCCTGCGCATCAGCACAGGTTAAATTGGTAATACCAATTATCTGACAAGCCCAACAAGAAATGGAGCAATGCTCATGACTCGTCAGCCTGCCGTGATATTTCTGCCCCATCCTGCTCTTGACCACATGGAGGGATGAACATGACACCCGGTCTGCTTGCCCTGCTCGCCATTGCGCCCATTATCGTTGCCGGCATACTGCTGATCGGCCTGCGCTGGCCCGCCAGCCGCGCCATGCCGGTGGTCTATCTGCTCAGCGTGCTGATTGCCCTGTCTGGCTGGAGCATGAGCTTCGAGCGCGTGCTCGCGTCCACGCTGCAGGGGCTGATCATCACCATTGGCGTGCTCTGGATCATTTTCGGCGCCATCCTGCTGCTTAACACGCTGCAGCACTCGGGCGCGATCAGGGCGATTCATGCCGGCTTTACCACCATCAGCCCGGATCGTCGCGTACAGGCCATCATCATTGCCTGGCTGTTTGGCAGCTTCATCGAAGGCGCCTCCGGCTTTGGGACCACGGCCGCCATTGCCGCACCGCTGCTGGTCGCCATGGGCTTTCCTGCCATGGCGGCCGTGCTGATGGGCATGCTGGTACAGAGCACCCCGGTCTCCTTTGGCGCCGTGGGCACCCCCATTGTCATTGGCGTTACGACCGGGCTGGACAGCGTGACCCTGACCGATCAACTCATCGCGCGCGGCTCAAGCTGGGAGCTCTTTTTACAGCAGATCACCAACGGTACCGCGATCACCCACGCCATTGTCGGCACCATCATGCCGCTGATCATGGTGTTGATGCTGACGCGCTTTTTCGGCGAAAAGAAAAGCTGGAAGGCCGGCTTCGAGATTCTGCCCTTTGCGCTGTTTGCAGGGCTGGCGCTGACCCTCCCCTACCTTGTGACCGGCATTTTCCTCGGGCCGGAATTCCCCTCCCTGCTGGGCGGTCTGGTGGGTCTGGTCATCGTCGTGACCGCCGCTCGCCTGCGCTTTCTGACGCCTAAAACGGTCTGGGACTTTGCCGAGCCCAAAGAATGGCCGGCCGAATGGATGGGCACGCTACAGGTCAGAATCGACGATCTCACCACCCGCCCCATGAGCCAGTGGCTGGCCTGGCTGCCCTACGTGCTGGTGGGCGCCCTGCTGGTGATCAGCCGCGTTTTCCCGGAAGTGACGGCGGCGCTTAAATCGCTGAGCTTTGGCATGACCAACATCCTGAATGAGGAAGGCATCAGCGCCAGCGTCGAGCCGCTGTTTCTGCCCGGCGGTATTCTTGTGTTCGTGGCACTTCTCACCGTGGGGCTTCATCGCATGCGCCTGCGCGCACTCGGCGCGGCGGCCAGCGAGTCCGGTCAGGTGCTGCTCAAGGCAGGCTTTGTGCTGCTGTTTACCGTGCCCATGGTGCGCATCCTGATCAACTCAGGGATCAATGCCGCCGACCTTCCGAGCATGCCGATTGCGATGGCGCGCTACGTGGCCGACAGCGTCGGCGGTATCTATCCCCTGATGGCGCCAACCGTTGGCGCGATGGGGGCGTTTCTGGCCGGTTCCAACACCGTCAGCAACATGATGTTCAGCCAGTTCCAGTTCGGCGTGGCCGAAACGCTGGGCATCTCCGGCGCCTTTATCGTCTCCATTCAGGCCGTGGGCGCGGCGGCCGGCAACATGATCGCCATCCACAACATCGTGGCGGCCTCGGCCACGGTCGGATTGATCGGACGGGAAGGCATTACCCTTCGCAAGACGATCTGGCCCACCCTCTACTACGTGCTGTTGACCGGCATTATCGGCCTTGTGGCCTGCTACGCGCTCGGCGTCAGGGACCCGCTCATGGGCGGTTAGCGCCTGCGATTCCACCATATTCAAAGTCATCCTTACGGATTCAGGGTCCAACATGATCATTTCAGCCTCTACCGATTACCGCGCAGCCGCCAGACGGCGGCTGCCGCCCTTTCTGTTTCACTATCTCGACGGCGGCGCCTACGCCGAGTACACCATGCGGCGCAACGTGGAGGATCTTGGCAGCGTTGCCCTGCGTCAGCGCGTGTTGAGAAACATGTCCGAGCTGAGCCTTGAAACGGAGCTTTTCGGTGAGCGCCTAGCGATGCCGGTGGCGCTGGCGCCGGTCGGGCTGTGCGGCATGTATGCCCGCCGCGGTGAAGTCCAGGCCGCCACGGCCGCAGCAGAAAAGGGCATTCCCTTTACCCTGTCGACCGTCTCGGTGTGCTCGATCGAGGAAGTCACCGCCGAGCTGTCCCGCCCCATGTGGTTTCAGCTCTATGTACTCAAGGACCGGGGGTTCATGAAAAATGCCCTGGAGCGGGCCTGGGCGGCAGGCGTTCGCACGCTGGTCTTTACCGTGGACATGCCAACGCCCGGGGCCCGCTATCGTGACGCGCACTCCGGCATGAGCGGCAAACACGCCGCCCTTCGTCGCATGTGGCAGGCGTGTACCCATCCGCTCTGGGCCTGGGATGTCGGTCTGCACGGCCGCCCGCACGATCTGGGCAACATCTCCGCCTACCGAGGTCATCCGACGGGACTTGAAGATTATATTGGCTGGCTGGCCAAAAACTTCGATCCCTCCATTTCCTGGCAGGATCTGGAGTGGATTCGCGATTTCTGGCAAGGCCCCATGATCATCAAGGGTATTCTCGATCCGGAAGATGCCCGGGATGCCGTGCGCTTTGGCGCCGATGGCATTGTCGTCTCCAACCACGGCGGGCGACAGCTTGACGGCGTGCTTTCAAGCGCTCGTGCGTTGCCGGAGATCGCCAGTGCGGTCAAGGGAGAGCTCAAGATCCTTGCCGACTCGGGAATTCGCAATGGTCTTGATGTGGTCCGCATGATTGCGCTGGGCGCAGATACGGTGCTGCTGGGCCGCGCCTTTGTCCATGCGCTGGCAACCCACGGCCGGGCCGGCGTGGTGAACCTGCTGGAACTGATCGAAAAGGAGATGCGTGTGGCCATGACGCTGACGGGGGCCAGCACCATCAGTAACATCACAAGTGATGTTCTGGTGCCGCAGTCCGGCTCGGTCATCGACTAGTCCACTCATGGACTGTCATTAAAAAGGCGACCTCCGGGGTCGCCTTTTTTTGATGGCTCGTGACGCAATTATTCGGCAAAGCGACGCTCGGTCTGCCATCCCTTGTTGGTCAGGACCATCATGGCGCGCTTGTGATGGGTGTCTTCAAGACCTTCCAGACCGCCCTTGTAGGCCTTTTGCAGGCTGTCATCCTCGGCCCAGTCGGGCAGGTCATCGATCCGGTAGCTGTAGCGAACGTGGGAGACGGTGTAGCCGCCGTCGATGGCCTGGGCCGGCGTGAAGCTGTCGATGCCTTCGACGCGCACCTTGCCAAAGCAGAAGCCGCCCTGCTCGAGCCCCTGCTCGCGGGCATAGAGCTTACGGCCTTCATCGGTGAGCTTGTAGCGCTGGCGTCCATCGCTCATGGCTTCACGCTCGAGCAGCCCGGCTTTCGCGAGCGCATCGGCGCGCTTGACGCGGTCAGCAAGCTCCGGATGTTCGCTGACAGCGCGCTTGTCGACCACAAACGGCAACCGCGGTGCGGGCGCCTCCAGACAGACCGCCGGCCCCATGTTGCCGATATCGTCCTGCAGTGCCGAACGGAAGTTACCTTCGCTGGCTTCCTGATGATCACCACAGGCACTCAAAAGGGCTGCCAGCGGCAAGAGTGCCAGCACGCGATATGACGTCATCACCATGACTCCTGATCAAACTTGAATTCGGTAGGCCTGCCCGAAAGCGTAGCCCCTTTATCGCTGTCCTGCGGTCAGAGCGGCAAATGGCAGGACGAAAAAATGCCCGCCGAAGGGCGGGCATTATCATCACTCACGGGCTCGAAAAATCAAAGTCCGGCACGAAAGGCCGCAATTGACCGAATATCCTCGGGCGTGGTGCGACAGCAGCCGCCGATCAGACGTGCGCCGCGCGCGTACCACTGCGCAGCCTGCTCACCAAAACCGGCGCCGTGGGCGACATCACAGCCGCCCTGCCAGGTCTTGCTGGTCGCGTCATAGGTTTCGCCCGAGTTGGGATAAACGATTAGCGGCTTGTCGGTCACGGCCGACATCTGCTCAAGCAGCGACGGGATGTGTTCGAGTGCGGTGCAGTTAACGCCGAGTGCGGCCACCTGCGGCTGGTCATTGAGCCAGCGGGCACATTCGGCGATCGGCGTGCCTTCACTGATGTGCTCGCCGTCACGGGCGGTAAAGGTGATCCAGGCGCTCATGTCGGGAAATTCCCGCAGCACCGTGACCAGGGCTTTCGCTTCGACGAGCGAGGGCAGGGTTTCACAGGCCAGTACGTCAGCACCAGCCGCCGCCAGGGCGGCCAGGCGGGCACGATGAAAGGCCACCAGCCCGGCCTCATCGATATCATAGTGGCCACGGTACTCCGAGCCGTCGGCCAGGTACGCCCCATAGGGGCCGACCGAGGCCGCCACCAGCGGCCTTGGCCGCCCTTCGTGACCGCCCTCATTCCAGAAATCATCACGTGCCTCGGCCGCCAGGCTGACCGAACGCGTGATCAGCTCAAGCGCCTCGGCCTCGCTCATGCCGCGAGCCATATAACCCTCAATGGTGGCCTGATAGCTTGACGTGATGGCGATATCGGCACCGGCGCGGAAGTAATCAAGATGCACCTGGCGGATCAGGTCGGGGGTTTCTGCCAGCACGCGTGCCGACCAGAGGCTGTCGTTAAGGTCACAGCCGCGCGCTTCAAGTTCAGTGGCCAGCGCCCCGTCAACGATCAGCAGCGGGTGATCGAGCAGGGCCCGGGCAATGGGATCAGGCGTCGTGGTCATGAGGTCTCCTTCACGGCAGAGGAATCGGCCCCGCCCTTGCGGCGCGGGTCGGTGAGATAAAAGGCCAGATAGCACACCGCAATAAAGGGGATACCGCAGTAGAGCGCGATGCGCTGAGTGGGGTCAAAGGCGATGCCAATAAAGCAGAGCAGGCAGGCGATAAAGGCGCTCAGCGGCACCCAGGGGTAAAAGGGCGCACGATAGCCGAGCGTGGCCGGGTCCCCACCGCCGCGCACGAACTGGCGACGAAAGCATAGCTGGCTGACGGCGATGCTCATCCAGACGGCCACCACGGCAAAGCCGGAAATCGACACCAGCACCAGATAGAGCGTATCAGCCGCAAAGACGCTGGAAAGCAGGGCCAAAAGCCCGCCCAGCATGCTGAACAGCAGCGCATTGAGCGGAATGCCGCCACGAGTGACGCGGGCAAACATCGAGGGCAGGGTGCGCTGCTCACCCAGTGACCAAAGCATGCGCGAGGCGGCATACAGCCCCGAGTTGGCCGCCGACAGCAGCGCGGTGATGATTACGAAGTTCATGATGTCAGCGGCATGGGGAATGCCTGTCATGGCAAAGACCGTGACGAACGGGCTTTCGACCAGCCCGGCCTGCTCGCGCGGCAGCATCGCAGCAATCACCACGATGGTGCCGACAAAAAAGACCACCAGCCGCCAGAGCGTGGCGCGAATGGCGCGCGGCACGTTCTTTTCCGGGTCCTCGGTTTCCCCTGCCGCAATGCCGATCAGCTCGGTGCCGGAGAACGCAAAGCTCACCGCCAGCATGGTGACCAGAATCGGCATGACGCCGGTAGGAAAGAAGCCTTCGCGGGTGAGGTTGTGAAACATCGGGGCCGGCTGACCTTCCGGCCCGGCGAGACCGAAAATCGCCGCAGCGCCGACGATGATGAAAATCACCACGGTGGCGACCTTGATCAGTGAGAGCCAGAATTCGGTCTCGGCAAAGATCTTTGGCGTGAAGGCGTTGGTCAGGAAGACAATCAGCGCAAAGAGCGCACTCCAGATCCAGATCGGCACGTCCGGAAACCACTTCGCCATCAAAAGGCCCGAGGCGGTGAACTCCGAGCCCAGCGCCACCGTCCAGGTCAGCCAGTAGAGCCAGGCGACCGTATAGCCGGTGCCGGGGCCGATATAGCGAGTGGCGTGGGCGCTGAAGGCACCGGTTTCGGGCATGTGCACGGACAGTTCGCCCAGACACATCATCACCAGATAGACCACTA contains:
- a CDS encoding GntR family transcriptional regulator, whose amino-acid sequence is MEVGQVRHRRLADGIVEQLQSMILEGTLKPGERLPAERALAEQFGVSRPSLREAIQRLTANGLLSSRQGGGTYVTPSLGATFGDPLLLLLENSPDAQRDLLEFRHTLEGACAFYAAQRATEPDRERLQAAFDRLQHCYQNVGPTTQAEEGAADAGFHLAIAEASHNGVLLHTIRGLFDLLKRNVVTNIGGMYAQRVETREILSSQHLELFEAVISRQPEAAREVAQRHIHYVQEVLSEVHAEAQRMARARRRS
- a CDS encoding L-lactate permease, coding for MTPGLLALLAIAPIIVAGILLIGLRWPASRAMPVVYLLSVLIALSGWSMSFERVLASTLQGLIITIGVLWIIFGAILLLNTLQHSGAIRAIHAGFTTISPDRRVQAIIIAWLFGSFIEGASGFGTTAAIAAPLLVAMGFPAMAAVLMGMLVQSTPVSFGAVGTPIVIGVTTGLDSVTLTDQLIARGSSWELFLQQITNGTAITHAIVGTIMPLIMVLMLTRFFGEKKSWKAGFEILPFALFAGLALTLPYLVTGIFLGPEFPSLLGGLVGLVIVVTAARLRFLTPKTVWDFAEPKEWPAEWMGTLQVRIDDLTTRPMSQWLAWLPYVLVGALLVISRVFPEVTAALKSLSFGMTNILNEEGISASVEPLFLPGGILVFVALLTVGLHRMRLRALGAAASESGQVLLKAGFVLLFTVPMVRILINSGINAADLPSMPIAMARYVADSVGGIYPLMAPTVGAMGAFLAGSNTVSNMMFSQFQFGVAETLGISGAFIVSIQAVGAAAGNMIAIHNIVAASATVGLIGREGITLRKTIWPTLYYVLLTGIIGLVACYALGVRDPLMGG
- the lldD gene encoding FMN-dependent L-lactate dehydrogenase LldD — translated: MIISASTDYRAAARRRLPPFLFHYLDGGAYAEYTMRRNVEDLGSVALRQRVLRNMSELSLETELFGERLAMPVALAPVGLCGMYARRGEVQAATAAAEKGIPFTLSTVSVCSIEEVTAELSRPMWFQLYVLKDRGFMKNALERAWAAGVRTLVFTVDMPTPGARYRDAHSGMSGKHAALRRMWQACTHPLWAWDVGLHGRPHDLGNISAYRGHPTGLEDYIGWLAKNFDPSISWQDLEWIRDFWQGPMIIKGILDPEDARDAVRFGADGIVVSNHGGRQLDGVLSSARALPEIASAVKGELKILADSGIRNGLDVVRMIALGADTVLLGRAFVHALATHGRAGVVNLLELIEKEMRVAMTLTGASTISNITSDVLVPQSGSVID
- a CDS encoding helix-turn-helix domain-containing protein encodes the protein MTSYRVLALLPLAALLSACGDHQEASEGNFRSALQDDIGNMGPAVCLEAPAPRLPFVVDKRAVSEHPELADRVKRADALAKAGLLEREAMSDGRQRYKLTDEGRKLYAREQGLEQGGFCFGKVRVEGIDSFTPAQAIDGGYTVSHVRYSYRIDDLPDWAEDDSLQKAYKGGLEGLEDTHHKRAMMVLTNKGWQTERRFAE
- the mmuM gene encoding homocysteine S-methyltransferase, encoding MTTTPDPIARALLDHPLLIVDGALATELEARGCDLNDSLWSARVLAETPDLIRQVHLDYFRAGADIAITSSYQATIEGYMARGMSEAEALELITRSVSLAAEARDDFWNEGGHEGRPRPLVAASVGPYGAYLADGSEYRGHYDIDEAGLVAFHRARLAALAAAGADVLACETLPSLVEAKALVTVLREFPDMSAWITFTARDGEHISEGTPIAECARWLNDQPQVAALGVNCTALEHIPSLLEQMSAVTDKPLIVYPNSGETYDATSKTWQGGCDVAHGAGFGEQAAQWYARGARLIGGCCRTTPEDIRSIAAFRAGL
- a CDS encoding amino acid permease gives rise to the protein MSNTSSDGPEIPEPRGTSRDFKRSMQSRHLVMLSLGGVIGTGLFLSSGYTVNQAGPMGAILAYLIGGVVVYLVMMCLGELSVHMPETGAFSAHATRYIGPGTGYTVAWLYWLTWTVALGSEFTASGLLMAKWFPDVPIWIWSALFALIVFLTNAFTPKIFAETEFWLSLIKVATVVIFIIVGAAAIFGLAGPEGQPAPMFHNLTREGFFPTGVMPILVTMLAVSFAFSGTELIGIAAGETEDPEKNVPRAIRATLWRLVVFFVGTIVVIAAMLPREQAGLVESPFVTVFAMTGIPHAADIMNFVIITALLSAANSGLYAASRMLWSLGEQRTLPSMFARVTRGGIPLNALLFSMLGGLLALLSSVFAADTLYLVLVSISGFAVVAVWMSIAVSQLCFRRQFVRGGGDPATLGYRAPFYPWVPLSAFIACLLCFIGIAFDPTQRIALYCGIPFIAVCYLAFYLTDPRRKGGADSSAVKETS